The Flavobacterium psychrotrophum region CAGGTTTGCAAGAGCAAGGCCACTTTTTAGGTAATAGCCCAGCAGGTCCAGTTCTTCATATATTTGAAAGCGCTGTACCGAAAGGAATTCTTTTCTCCGGCGTATGTACTGTATAAATACAAAGGGATTCGTTATAAGGTCTGCAATGACCTTTAGGTCATAGAGGCTAAGGATCCATGGAAAGTACCTGTTTTTAAAAAATCCCATCTTGTTGGTCGTTTTTAGTGCTGCAGCAATATTACCTATAGGTTCGAGTGTGATTGAAAGCAATACTACCTCATCGAATTTATCCCGCTCAATTACAACGGTCTTGCCTCTATCGGTTTTGAATACTGCCTGTGCTGAGCCCTGGATGTACTCCAGGGTCCTTATTCCCTGGTCATAGGATTCCTTGACAATTTCCTTCAGGTGCTGTTGGGTACGCTGTCGGTGCCCTTCCTTTGCCTTTGATGATATCCGGTGGCCTTTTACCTCTACGATAAAAAGCACGCTGTCAAAGTAAAAAATGGTATCACTTTCATACCGGTCTTCCCCGATGGTATAAAATAAGTTCGCCGGGTAGAAATGTGCCTGTGGCATAAGTCCCGTAAGTAGATCACGCGCCTGGTCCAATGTGAAATCATGTTTCGCCTTAGAGTATTTCCCTGATAATTTTCGCTGCGTTTTTATGAATGTTTCGAAGTGGAGTTCCGGTGCCCAGAACATTAAGGGTGCCGAGATTAACAGGTAGCGCCCGTTGTGATGGACAAAGGGGCGCAATTTTAAAATTGAATTTGCGGAAACGATATCATCGCCGGCTTCGAGGCTTGGAAAATCGCAACTATGCTGTTTTAAGAAAGCTTCCACTTTTTCTATCGGCATCCCGACACCTTCAGCCAGTTCTGCTGCAGAAAATGAGTAGATTTTGCCCAGGCGCGAATTCATATCCAAAAGGAAATACCGTTTCAGCATATCACGCTGGGTATTGTAAGGATATTTAGCGACTTCTTCTATTTCTTCTTTCGAGAGTATGATACCTTCCGGCAAAATCCCTTTCTTTTTGAATTTCTGAATTTGCTTTACGCAATGACCGATATATTGCAAAGCCTGGTCGCGCATGGAATTGTATTTTTCACCCAGGAAAGTCGGTATTTGCTTGCGAAGGGTGATTGAGTCGGCGGGGCTAAAACCAAAGTGGGCTGTCAATTGCTCTTCGACGGGTCTGTATATATCCTGGCTGAACATTAAATGGTGGTCCGGCAAGGCGGGATTCCTGACAAAGAGGGCTTCCCGCTGTAGTATGGCAGCAGGATCTTCTACGAGGTCTCTCATAGCATCATATGAATCCATACGCTCATCGCTTTTATATCCCATATAGGCAAATGTCTCCTTCTTGAACGCATCGAACAGCGCATAGAAGTCTTCTATGTCAAGTGGTTTTGACGCATTATATGGGTTTTTCAGGCATGCGAGCGCCGCAATTTCAATTAATACAAAATTTTTATCCCCCCTTAAATCATGGTATTCGGCGTTTGCATCTTCACTCTGGTGGTAATGAAATACTGCTGCCAAGAGGTCAAAGGTTTCAAATTGACCAACCATCTCCATGATTGACGCTTCAGACTCTTTTATTCGCTGTTGTAAGTCCCGGGCATTTGCCTGTAAAAAATGGCCTGTATTATCCATGGTATGTTATCCCTAGGGATTATTGGTTTAAAGTTGGTGGGCATGTTCTGGTGTTTACCTAAACAAATACTTATCCAGATGTTCCCCTTGCTTGAATTCTGTTTTCCCTAAAATGGTATTATCTTCCTGGATGTAGCGCACTTCAACAAAAAAGTCGTTCACTGCATACAGCAGGCAGGTTACACCATCACAGGCAAGTGTGTCTACATGGGTTCCCTCATCCCAGACAGCCTGGTATTGTTGCTGCTCTGTAAGGATTAAAAAGTCGTATAGCTTCATGAAATCTTAGTGGCTGGATTAGGGAATTTCGGTCAATGTAAAATCCCTTTTTTTGGATTCAAGGTTGCGCTGTTTGGTTTCGGTCAGTTCAGAGAAAAAATCAAGGCCTGTGAGCTTTTCTATTGCATCAACAGTAGTAAGATAAGTATTGAATTCATCAGACTGGGGATGCTGTGGAAAAAGAAAAGCTACGGTCTTTACGGTACCCTGGTACCCCCGTTTATAGGCATAAATCTTAAAGCAATGTGTCGGCACGGCCACACCGCTTGCAAGTGTGTCGGGCTTTGTGGCAAAGACAGGCCCGGTAATCACATAGAGGTCGTTAACCTCTTTACCGTTAGTGTCATCCTGGGAAAGCGTCTTACGCTCATACTCCTCAAGCTTTTGCCAGATCCCGCGGTTGAGGTCTTTATGCTGGGGGATTATATTGGACATAAGGTAGGTTTCCATGAGTGCACGTTGGCCATACTGGGCCTGTATGGCCGCATCCGGCGCCATATGCCCACGATCGTAGCCAGAGCCTTCGTAATCCTGGTGTGTTACCTGAGCTTGGGTACGAATGTCGTGCTGGAACTGGAACGGGCGCTCCCATTTCTCTATTTTTTCTTCCGCTGTCCCATAAGCCCCTTTTGCATTTCCGAGCCTGTAACAGGCCCATAATGGATTTTTTAGAGCATTGGAGTACCCTATAATGAAGCCCTGGTTGTAGAGTACCTGCACATCTACGCCCTTGGGCAATCCGCTGTAGCTGAAGAGTGGCGCCAGGTGTTCCTGCGCCTTTAGCGCTGCGGTAACATAAAATAAAAAGCAAGCCAGTATGATTTTTATACGTGTATCCATAGGTTAATTGTTTACTTGTGTTGGATGGTTAA contains the following coding sequences:
- a CDS encoding DNA/RNA non-specific endonuclease codes for the protein MDTRIKIILACFLFYVTAALKAQEHLAPLFSYSGLPKGVDVQVLYNQGFIIGYSNALKNPLWACYRLGNAKGAYGTAEEKIEKWERPFQFQHDIRTQAQVTHQDYEGSGYDRGHMAPDAAIQAQYGQRALMETYLMSNIIPQHKDLNRGIWQKLEEYERKTLSQDDTNGKEVNDLYVITGPVFATKPDTLASGVAVPTHCFKIYAYKRGYQGTVKTVAFLFPQHPQSDEFNTYLTTVDAIEKLTGLDFFSELTETKQRNLESKKRDFTLTEIP